The following are encoded in a window of Bordetella genomosp. 10 genomic DNA:
- a CDS encoding LamB/YcsF family protein, which translates to MKIDLNSDLGEGYGRWKGGDDEELMKVISSANVACGFHAGDAIIMTRTVEMAKQNGVAVGAHVGLPDLLGFGRVAMDIKPEDMQKHALYQLGALSAIAKVGGYKVTHANSHGALGAMSKANHAYVELMLDVFKAFDPELMVAGSVNTYGLSYARKIGLRTVGKIFADRNYDDDCHLITRKHPKALVTDLEEVRARITQFLDDGSITTLSGKRIKVDAKCVLVHSDTPGALTIARTVRETVEKGGGEIVPFTQFAD; encoded by the coding sequence ATGAAGATCGACTTGAACTCCGACCTCGGAGAGGGTTACGGCCGTTGGAAAGGCGGAGACGACGAGGAGCTGATGAAAGTCATTTCCTCCGCCAACGTGGCGTGTGGCTTCCACGCCGGCGACGCCATCATCATGACCCGGACGGTCGAGATGGCCAAACAGAACGGCGTGGCCGTCGGCGCGCACGTCGGCTTGCCGGACCTGCTGGGCTTCGGCCGCGTCGCCATGGACATCAAGCCCGAGGACATGCAGAAGCATGCCCTGTATCAGTTGGGCGCGCTGTCCGCGATCGCCAAGGTCGGCGGGTACAAGGTCACGCACGCCAATTCCCACGGCGCGCTGGGCGCCATGTCCAAGGCCAACCATGCCTATGTCGAGCTGATGCTCGACGTGTTCAAGGCTTTCGATCCCGAACTGATGGTGGCCGGCTCGGTCAACACGTACGGCCTGTCATACGCCCGGAAGATAGGACTGCGCACGGTCGGCAAGATCTTCGCCGACCGCAACTACGACGACGATTGCCACCTGATCACCCGCAAGCATCCCAAGGCGCTGGTGACCGACCTGGAAGAAGTCCGCGCCCGCATCACGCAATTCCTCGACGACGGCAGCATCACGACCCTCTCTGGAAAGCGGATCAAGGTCGACGCCAAATGCGTGCTGGTGCACAGCGACACCCCGGGCGCCCTGACCATCGCCAGGACGGTCCGCGAGACCGTGGAGAAAGGCGGCGGCGAGATCGTCCCGTTCACCCAGTTCGCCGACTGA
- a CDS encoding 5-oxoprolinase subunit C family protein, with amino-acid sequence MIEILKTLPLNSVQDLGRPGKRGLGIARAGALDTLAMMGANALLGNAPQEAVLEIQMFPVSMRFTQRTLIALTGADSRAEINGKRLPPWWVREVHPGDELHMLPPLRGARCYLAVQGGIDVPEVLGSRSTALRYGFGGHRGRSLQKGDVLPVGAGAASCRSSAGFGARAPADVLKSDPDGAAVDTPNDKDICLRVMRAAEYDLFDEASQAAFENATWTVSTQSDRMGYRLSGPALQRKVHGEMRSHPIVPGVVQVPPSGQPIVQLADGNSAGGYPKIGFVIDADLWRIAQARPGARLRFRMCGIAEARRAQAEVEDYLTGLREQARYGRVPAGSQRMR; translated from the coding sequence ATGATAGAGATCCTGAAGACACTGCCCCTGAACAGCGTCCAGGACCTGGGCCGTCCCGGCAAGCGCGGCCTGGGGATTGCCCGCGCCGGGGCGCTGGACACCCTGGCCATGATGGGCGCCAACGCGCTGCTCGGGAATGCCCCGCAGGAAGCGGTGCTTGAAATCCAGATGTTCCCGGTCTCCATGCGCTTCACCCAGCGCACGCTGATTGCGTTGACCGGCGCCGACAGCCGCGCCGAAATCAACGGCAAGCGGCTGCCGCCCTGGTGGGTGCGTGAGGTCCATCCCGGCGATGAGCTGCACATGCTGCCGCCGCTGCGGGGCGCGCGCTGCTATCTCGCCGTCCAAGGCGGAATCGACGTGCCCGAGGTGCTGGGTTCGCGCTCGACGGCCTTGCGCTACGGCTTCGGCGGACACCGCGGCCGCAGCCTGCAGAAGGGCGACGTCCTGCCTGTCGGCGCCGGCGCGGCGTCCTGCCGGTCGAGCGCGGGCTTCGGCGCCCGCGCGCCTGCGGACGTGCTGAAGTCGGACCCGGACGGCGCCGCGGTCGATACGCCGAACGACAAGGATATCTGCCTTCGCGTCATGCGCGCGGCCGAGTACGACCTGTTCGACGAGGCCTCCCAGGCCGCCTTCGAAAACGCCACCTGGACCGTCAGCACGCAAAGCGACCGCATGGGCTATCGCCTGTCAGGCCCCGCTCTCCAGCGCAAGGTGCACGGGGAAATGCGTTCCCACCCCATCGTGCCGGGCGTGGTCCAGGTGCCGCCCTCCGGCCAGCCTATCGTGCAACTGGCCGACGGGAATTCCGCGGGAGGCTATCCCAAGATCGGTTTCGTCATCGACGCCGACCTGTGGCGCATTGCCCAGGCGCGGCCCGGCGCCCGCCTGCGATTTCGCATGTGCGGCATTGCCGAGGCGCGGCGGGCCCAGGCCGAAGTCGAGGACTATCTCACCGGTCTGCGCGAGCAAGCCCGCTACGGCCGCGTCCCGGCAGGAAGCCAGCGCATGCGATGA
- a CDS encoding extracellular solute-binding protein — MKQATTAAAASKSRRKLLLAGTALALPAFAIRNAWAQNKVLRISTYTGPQAEYVRKYIIPAFEKKYGCKVLQTESATLANIAVMRTQRDNPQYSVMMMDDLGIPIAKDEKLIAQLPKDKIPNLANVFPRYVLNDAYGTAFSVSAIAPWYNPTLGSPINSFADLWSDELKGQFMMTTPKLSMSVTLLVAAAALATGKPIAQAQYELDAGWAKMTALKPNVQTIYEVAGTAVLQISQGQAIAAGPDFSKSIYPYMAQGAPVRFSNPTEGAFAGINCLTLVNNAPEPDLGAAFIDMSLSNEFQKGMAEYIYAAPAVKGIDLVDKVAKLVPYPDEKINTLHNLDWAYINPRRSAIIDKFNQVFGA; from the coding sequence ATGAAACAAGCCACCACCGCGGCCGCCGCGTCCAAAAGCCGCCGCAAACTCCTGCTGGCCGGCACGGCGCTGGCCCTCCCTGCCTTTGCGATCCGTAATGCCTGGGCGCAGAACAAGGTGCTGCGCATCAGCACGTACACGGGACCGCAGGCGGAATACGTCCGCAAGTACATCATCCCGGCGTTCGAGAAGAAGTATGGCTGCAAGGTCCTGCAGACCGAGAGCGCCACGCTGGCCAACATCGCCGTGATGCGCACCCAGCGCGACAATCCCCAATACTCGGTAATGATGATGGACGACCTGGGCATCCCCATCGCCAAGGACGAGAAACTCATCGCCCAGTTGCCCAAGGACAAGATCCCGAACCTGGCCAACGTCTTCCCGCGCTACGTCCTGAACGACGCCTACGGCACCGCGTTCTCCGTGTCGGCGATCGCGCCCTGGTACAACCCGACACTGGGCAGCCCCATCAACAGCTTCGCCGACCTGTGGTCCGACGAGCTCAAGGGCCAGTTCATGATGACCACGCCGAAGCTGTCCATGAGCGTCACCCTGCTGGTCGCCGCCGCCGCGCTGGCAACCGGCAAACCCATCGCGCAGGCCCAGTACGAGCTCGACGCCGGCTGGGCCAAGATGACCGCCCTGAAGCCCAATGTACAGACGATCTACGAAGTCGCGGGCACCGCCGTGCTGCAGATTTCGCAGGGCCAGGCCATCGCGGCGGGTCCGGATTTCTCCAAGTCGATCTACCCGTATATGGCCCAGGGCGCGCCTGTCAGGTTCAGCAACCCCACGGAGGGAGCATTTGCCGGCATCAACTGCCTGACGCTGGTGAACAACGCGCCCGAGCCCGACCTCGGCGCGGCCTTCATCGACATGAGCCTTTCCAATGAGTTCCAGAAGGGCATGGCGGAATACATCTACGCGGCCCCGGCGGTGAAGGGCATCGATCTGGTCGACAAGGTGGCGAAGCTGGTCCCCTATCCGGACGAGAAGATCAACACGCTGCACAACCTGGATTGGGCCTACATCAACCCGCGGCGCAGCGCGATCATAGACAAGTTCAACCAGGTTTTCGGGGCGTGA
- a CDS encoding zinc-binding alcohol dehydrogenase family protein encodes MKAIGFNQPLPASDPQSLVDLDLPTPEYGEQDLLVEVQAIAVNPADTKVRASARPAAGSWRILGWDAVGRVRAVGERVAGFKPGDQVFYAGAINRPGSYAELQAVDARIAAHVPRTLGIEDAAALPLTTLTAWETLFDRLRVEQAVAGAANAIVVIGGAGGVGSMTIQLARALTGLAVIATASRAETVEWVKKIGAHHVIDHRQPLAPQVEALGLGSPAFVFSTTHTDRYLPDIAQLIAPQGRIALIDDPASLDIVPLKSKSLSIHWEFMFTRPLLGTADIARQQEILREAARLADQGKIVTTRTQTLGTINAQNLRAAHELLESGRAIGKIVLAGW; translated from the coding sequence ATGAAAGCTATAGGCTTCAATCAGCCGCTGCCTGCTTCCGACCCGCAGAGCCTGGTGGATCTGGACCTGCCCACGCCGGAATACGGCGAACAGGACCTGCTGGTCGAGGTGCAGGCCATCGCCGTCAACCCGGCCGATACGAAGGTGCGTGCCTCCGCGCGGCCGGCCGCCGGTTCCTGGCGCATCCTCGGATGGGACGCCGTGGGGCGTGTGCGCGCGGTGGGCGAGCGCGTCGCGGGCTTCAAGCCGGGCGACCAGGTGTTCTACGCGGGCGCGATCAACCGCCCCGGCTCCTATGCCGAATTGCAGGCGGTGGATGCGCGCATTGCCGCCCACGTTCCGCGCACGCTCGGTATTGAAGATGCCGCCGCGCTGCCGCTGACCACGCTCACCGCATGGGAGACGCTGTTCGACCGCCTGCGGGTGGAGCAAGCGGTCGCGGGCGCGGCCAATGCCATCGTGGTGATCGGCGGGGCGGGCGGCGTCGGCTCCATGACGATCCAACTGGCGCGGGCCTTGACCGGCCTGGCCGTCATCGCCACCGCCTCGCGGGCGGAGACGGTGGAGTGGGTGAAGAAGATAGGCGCCCATCACGTCATCGACCACCGGCAGCCCTTGGCCCCTCAGGTCGAGGCCCTGGGGCTGGGATCGCCGGCCTTCGTCTTCTCGACCACCCACACCGACCGTTATCTGCCCGACATCGCGCAACTGATCGCGCCGCAGGGGCGCATCGCCTTGATCGACGATCCGGCGTCGCTCGACATCGTTCCGCTGAAAAGCAAGAGCCTGTCGATCCACTGGGAATTCATGTTCACCCGGCCGTTGCTGGGCACGGCCGACATCGCCCGCCAGCAGGAAATCCTGCGCGAGGCCGCCCGGCTTGCCGATCAAGGAAAGATCGTGACCACCCGCACGCAGACATTGGGGACGATCAATGCGCAGAACCTGCGGGCGGCGCATGAGCTGCTGGAGAGCGGACGGGCTATCGGCAAGATCGTGCTGGCGGGTTGGTGA
- a CDS encoding ABC transporter permease, whose product MNTEQLAGPGGRLVYGVTLLILAFIVLPLAIVVALSVSEASFAIFPPKGFTFAWFHSVLGNEEFRHAFLTSVVLALASTVCAILLGLPAAFSLARWKVPMASAIESLLLSPMMLPVLITGVALLQFFSTAQMYNSAVNLFIGHLMITLPYMVRTVSASLKQVNASLEDAAATLGASPIRVFFLVTLPQIMPGVAAGSLFAFMISFDDYPISMWLSDSATVPLPIYLHQSMSKIFDPSISAMSTLMIVTGVVAVIGLERIVGLRKAMGV is encoded by the coding sequence ATGAATACCGAACAGCTTGCCGGTCCCGGCGGCCGCCTCGTCTACGGCGTCACCCTGCTGATCCTGGCGTTCATCGTCCTGCCGCTGGCCATCGTGGTCGCGCTGTCCGTGTCCGAGGCCAGCTTCGCCATCTTTCCGCCCAAGGGATTCACTTTCGCCTGGTTCCATTCCGTCCTGGGCAACGAGGAGTTCCGCCATGCCTTCCTGACGAGCGTCGTGCTGGCGCTCGCCTCGACGGTGTGCGCGATCCTGCTGGGCCTGCCCGCGGCGTTTTCCCTGGCGCGATGGAAGGTCCCGATGGCTTCGGCAATCGAATCGCTGCTGCTGTCGCCCATGATGCTGCCGGTGCTGATCACGGGCGTGGCGCTTCTGCAGTTCTTCTCGACGGCGCAGATGTACAACTCCGCGGTCAACCTCTTCATCGGGCACCTGATGATCACCCTGCCTTACATGGTGCGGACGGTCTCAGCCAGCCTGAAGCAGGTCAACGCGTCGCTCGAGGACGCCGCCGCCACGCTGGGCGCCAGCCCCATCCGGGTCTTCTTCCTGGTCACGCTGCCTCAGATCATGCCCGGGGTGGCCGCCGGGTCGCTGTTCGCGTTCATGATTTCCTTCGACGATTATCCGATTTCCATGTGGCTGTCGGATTCGGCGACCGTACCGCTGCCCATCTATCTGCATCAAAGCATGAGCAAGATCTTCGACCCGTCCATCTCCGCCATGTCCACGCTGATGATCGTCACGGGCGTCGTCGCCGTCATCGGCCTCGAACGCATCGTCGGACTGCGGAAGGCGATGGGCGTCTAG
- a CDS encoding LysR family transcriptional regulator, producing the protein MAKVNDLRAFLAVAREQSFTKAAAKLGLAPSDLSNTMRALEGRLGVHLLVRTPRSVTLTATGARLMHAIAPLFDRIATNEEAAEAARDKPRGVIRVTCTDEQIELCIRPKLAKFLEDYPEITLELYVDEDVDDGCADAVEEPFDAGIRMGASTGKGMIAVRIGPDWRLAVVGSPAYFARHSVPETPDELIRHRCINLRPRPADPIHAWEFEKDGKPFTIETAGQLVFNRIAHALDAAVDGFGLAYVPEELAAPYLADGRLEAALADWSPYFQGFHLCYPKGRQPSPAFAAFVEALKYPGPVGPGLENLYI; encoded by the coding sequence GTGGCCAAAGTCAACGACCTTCGAGCCTTCCTGGCCGTCGCCCGCGAGCAGAGCTTTACCAAGGCCGCCGCGAAGCTGGGCCTCGCGCCATCCGACTTGAGCAACACCATGCGCGCGCTGGAAGGAAGGCTGGGCGTGCACCTGCTGGTTCGCACGCCCCGCAGCGTGACGCTCACTGCGACAGGAGCGCGGCTGATGCACGCCATCGCGCCGCTTTTCGATCGCATCGCCACGAACGAGGAAGCCGCGGAAGCGGCGCGCGACAAGCCCCGGGGCGTCATCCGCGTGACCTGCACGGACGAGCAGATCGAACTATGCATACGGCCCAAGCTGGCGAAGTTCCTGGAAGACTATCCGGAGATCACGCTGGAACTCTACGTGGACGAGGATGTGGACGATGGATGCGCCGACGCCGTCGAAGAGCCGTTCGACGCCGGCATACGCATGGGGGCATCCACCGGCAAGGGCATGATCGCCGTTCGCATCGGACCGGACTGGCGCCTGGCGGTAGTGGGATCGCCCGCGTACTTCGCGCGCCATTCAGTGCCGGAAACACCCGACGAGCTGATCCGGCATCGTTGCATCAACCTCCGGCCTCGGCCCGCCGATCCCATCCACGCATGGGAGTTCGAGAAGGACGGCAAGCCCTTCACCATCGAGACCGCAGGGCAGCTTGTTTTCAACCGCATCGCGCACGCCCTCGATGCGGCCGTGGACGGCTTTGGCCTGGCCTACGTGCCCGAGGAACTGGCAGCGCCTTACCTGGCCGACGGACGGCTGGAAGCGGCGCTCGCCGATTGGAGTCCTTATTTCCAGGGATTCCACCTGTGCTACCCGAAAGGTCGCCAACCCTCGCCGGCGTTTGCCGCGTTCGTGGAAGCGCTGAAGTATCCGGGTCCAGTTGGACCGGGGCTGGAGAATCTCTATATCTGA
- a CDS encoding winged helix-turn-helix transcriptional regulator, producing MGRVPHQTFTCAVGCSVEATLDLIGGKWKGVILYRLLTERVLRFNELRRLLPNITQRMLTNQLRELEGDGLIARKVYPEVPPKVEYRLTNHGQTLAPVIHALKAWGDAHIQSKAGKGGMAAKA from the coding sequence ATGGGCCGCGTCCCTCATCAAACGTTTACCTGCGCCGTCGGCTGCTCGGTCGAAGCCACGCTCGACCTGATCGGCGGCAAATGGAAAGGCGTCATCCTCTACCGCCTGCTCACCGAACGGGTGCTGCGGTTCAATGAGCTGCGCCGCCTGCTGCCCAACATCACGCAACGCATGCTGACCAACCAGCTCCGGGAGCTGGAAGGCGACGGACTCATCGCCCGCAAGGTCTATCCCGAGGTGCCGCCCAAGGTGGAGTACCGGCTGACGAACCATGGGCAGACGCTGGCGCCCGTCATACACGCGCTGAAAGCATGGGGAGACGCCCATATACAGAGCAAGGCCGGGAAGGGCGGTATGGCGGCGAAGGCGTAG
- a CDS encoding pyridoxal phosphate-dependent aminotransferase, translating into MKYASDRLASVDASASERASAKARALINQGVDIISLASGEPDFDTPRHIVDAAIAALNEGQTHYTGVGGTPELKDAIITKFSRDNGLTFTRNEVMATPGAKSAVYMALLATLDAGDEVIVPAPHWVSYTDMTTLAGGASVVVPCGWETQYKLTPGLLRSAITPRTRWLVMNSPNNPSGAVYSETELEQLAAVLREHPQILVMMDEIYEHIIFDGRTFHSLAKVAPDLAPRILTLNGVSKGYAMTGWRIGFVGGPAPLIDAMKLVQSQSIGSLCSFSLAGAIVALTGPQDFLPERAEVFRRRRDLMVERINAIPGLDCQSPEGAFYLFVDCKALLGKKTPGGARIETDKDVADFLLEDARVAVVNGAAYGLSPYIRLSIATSDDKLSAAADRIAAAVPRLS; encoded by the coding sequence ATGAAGTACGCTTCGGATCGCTTGGCTTCAGTGGATGCCTCCGCCTCGGAACGCGCGTCCGCCAAGGCGCGCGCGTTGATCAACCAGGGCGTGGACATTATCAGCCTGGCATCGGGAGAACCCGACTTCGATACGCCCAGGCACATCGTGGATGCGGCCATCGCGGCGCTCAATGAAGGACAGACGCACTACACGGGTGTCGGCGGCACGCCGGAACTGAAAGACGCGATCATTACGAAGTTCAGCCGGGACAACGGGTTGACGTTCACCCGCAACGAGGTGATGGCCACGCCCGGCGCCAAGAGCGCCGTCTATATGGCGCTCCTGGCGACCCTGGATGCCGGCGACGAGGTCATCGTCCCCGCGCCGCATTGGGTGTCCTACACGGACATGACCACGCTCGCGGGCGGCGCCAGCGTGGTGGTCCCCTGCGGCTGGGAAACCCAATACAAACTCACGCCCGGCCTGCTGCGCAGCGCGATCACGCCGCGGACCCGCTGGCTGGTCATGAACTCGCCCAACAATCCCAGCGGCGCGGTGTATTCGGAAACCGAGCTCGAACAGTTGGCCGCGGTGCTGCGTGAGCACCCGCAGATCCTCGTCATGATGGATGAGATCTACGAGCACATCATTTTCGACGGCCGCACATTCCACAGCCTGGCCAAGGTGGCCCCCGACCTCGCGCCCAGGATACTGACGCTGAACGGCGTATCGAAGGGATATGCGATGACCGGCTGGCGCATCGGCTTCGTGGGCGGCCCTGCTCCGCTGATCGACGCCATGAAACTGGTCCAGTCGCAAAGCATCGGCAGTCTTTGCTCCTTCAGCCTGGCCGGCGCCATCGTCGCCCTGACGGGTCCGCAAGACTTCCTCCCTGAACGCGCGGAGGTTTTCAGAAGGCGGCGCGACCTGATGGTGGAACGCATCAACGCCATCCCCGGCCTCGACTGCCAAAGCCCCGAGGGAGCCTTCTACCTGTTCGTGGACTGCAAGGCGTTGCTTGGGAAAAAGACGCCCGGCGGCGCGCGGATCGAGACGGACAAGGACGTGGCCGACTTCCTGCTGGAGGACGCCCGCGTGGCCGTGGTCAACGGCGCGGCCTATGGACTGTCTCCGTACATCCGCCTTTCCATCGCGACCTCGGACGACAAGCTATCGGCGGCGGCCGACCGCATCGCGGCCGCCGTGCCGCGCTTGTCCTGA
- a CDS encoding ABC transporter ATP-binding protein encodes MQETTSQDLALNGLTKHYGKTVAVDEVTLRIQAGEMIAFLGPSGCGKTTTLRMIAGLIEPTNGEVLIGGHRLTNVPVHRRNIGMLFQNYALFPHMTIAQNVAFGLRMRGMKSAEAKARVQKALEMVQLQDYADRYPSALSGGQQQRVALARAFVIEPSLLLLDEPLGALDKNLREDMQVEIRQIQKRLGTTAVLVTHDQEEAMTMADRIVIMRSGKLEQVGTPSEVYSKPVSRFVAGFVGASNLLAARFIAHEGDFAVLELDGGLRIRVDRSPAVNRQCFISLRPEMITVNPAPAANTDLPVNAMAAQVEQIVYRGQSTHYHMRLPNGTPFLASRPNDVPGGDRRAIQVGDAVVAAWQQGCAHVIDERQAA; translated from the coding sequence ATGCAAGAGACCACTTCCCAGGACCTGGCGCTCAACGGCCTGACCAAACACTACGGCAAGACCGTCGCCGTGGACGAGGTGACGCTGCGCATACAGGCCGGCGAGATGATCGCCTTCCTCGGCCCCAGCGGCTGCGGAAAAACGACCACGCTGCGCATGATCGCGGGCCTCATCGAACCGACGAACGGCGAAGTCCTCATCGGCGGCCACCGGCTGACCAACGTGCCGGTCCACCGGCGAAACATCGGCATGCTGTTCCAGAACTATGCCCTGTTTCCGCATATGACCATCGCCCAGAACGTGGCGTTCGGCTTGCGGATGCGCGGCATGAAGAGCGCCGAGGCGAAGGCCAGGGTGCAGAAGGCGCTGGAGATGGTGCAGTTGCAGGATTACGCGGACAGGTATCCCTCCGCGCTTTCGGGCGGACAGCAGCAGCGGGTGGCGCTGGCGCGCGCCTTCGTGATCGAACCCTCGCTGCTTCTGCTGGACGAGCCCCTGGGCGCCCTCGACAAGAATCTGCGCGAGGACATGCAAGTGGAGATCCGCCAGATCCAGAAGCGGCTGGGCACCACGGCGGTGCTCGTCACGCATGACCAGGAGGAAGCGATGACGATGGCCGATCGCATCGTCATCATGCGGAGCGGCAAGCTGGAGCAGGTCGGCACGCCCAGCGAGGTATACAGCAAGCCGGTCAGCCGCTTCGTCGCGGGTTTCGTCGGCGCGTCCAATCTTCTCGCGGCCAGGTTCATCGCGCATGAAGGAGATTTCGCCGTATTGGAGCTGGACGGAGGGCTGCGGATACGCGTGGACCGCAGCCCGGCGGTCAACCGCCAGTGCTTCATATCGCTGCGGCCGGAGATGATCACCGTCAACCCCGCGCCGGCCGCCAACACGGACCTGCCTGTCAATGCAATGGCGGCGCAGGTCGAACAGATCGTGTACAGAGGGCAGTCCACGCACTACCACATGCGGCTGCCCAACGGGACGCCCTTCCTGGCCAGCCGGCCGAACGACGTCCCCGGCGGCGATCGGCGCGCGATCCAGGTAGGAGACGCCGTCGTCGCGGCATGGCAGCAAGGCTGCGCGCATGTCATCGACGAGCGCCAGGCCGCTTGA
- the pxpB gene encoding 5-oxoprolinase subunit PxpB — protein MNEGVINLAAPRATLCGTGAVLLDAEGPLSLDTQRRIWALADEMRDREDVIDVQPGMNNLLVMYDIASMDLEQAPQELLARWNATPVKQREGRTMEVPVIYGGELGMDMPDLASFHKMTPEEIAHLHAASEYVVFAPGTGPGFGYLFGLPPRLFTPRRKTPVMRPTGGLVSIGGAQSNLGGPRQENGPATHPTGWHAIGHAPNVPVPFDLSREPPNLLDMGDRIIFRVERVEA, from the coding sequence ATGAACGAAGGCGTCATCAACCTGGCCGCGCCCCGCGCGACGCTGTGCGGCACCGGCGCCGTGCTGCTCGATGCGGAAGGCCCGCTGTCCCTGGACACCCAGCGCCGCATCTGGGCGCTGGCCGACGAGATGCGGGACCGGGAGGACGTCATCGACGTACAGCCCGGCATGAACAACCTGCTCGTCATGTACGACATCGCGTCCATGGACCTGGAACAGGCGCCGCAGGAGCTGCTCGCGCGCTGGAACGCCACGCCGGTCAAGCAGCGCGAGGGGCGGACGATGGAAGTCCCCGTGATCTACGGCGGCGAGCTGGGCATGGACATGCCGGATCTGGCCAGCTTCCACAAGATGACGCCCGAGGAAATCGCGCACTTGCATGCCGCGTCGGAATACGTGGTGTTCGCCCCGGGCACCGGTCCCGGCTTCGGATATCTGTTCGGCCTGCCTCCCCGCCTGTTCACGCCGCGCCGCAAGACGCCTGTCATGCGTCCGACCGGCGGCCTGGTTTCGATAGGCGGCGCCCAATCCAACCTGGGCGGCCCGCGCCAGGAAAACGGACCGGCAACCCATCCGACGGGATGGCATGCGATCGGCCATGCGCCCAATGTCCCCGTCCCCTTCGACCTGTCGCGGGAACCGCCCAACCTGCTCGACATGGGCGACCGCATCATCTTCCGCGTGGAAAGGGTCGAGGCATGA
- a CDS encoding ABC transporter permease, whose amino-acid sequence MTVVTVPYEATRTPRVKRPVVGGALLLPAVAFLTAFLVLPSLVLLAYSFMTPQTGGGMGFPLHLSSYMRLLTEPTYQQVILRTLRIALITSVATAVLAYPLAIVIAHGNPKFSRLVIVLVVMPLLVSVLVRTYGWQILLGNNRTGAINWLLADMGLKSIVIKLLYSETAVIIASVHVFLPLMVLPIAGSLARIDPSITQAARMLGASSWGAFRLITFPLTFPGLAAGLGIVFSLTAASYITPAMIGGRTGAMLGNLLEQQMTTVYDWSMGGAIAVVMVLISVTVNLAINRLVDRRVNAMNAGNGRNK is encoded by the coding sequence ATGACCGTCGTTACCGTGCCCTACGAAGCCACCAGGACGCCGCGGGTGAAACGCCCTGTCGTCGGCGGAGCACTGCTCCTTCCCGCGGTGGCCTTCCTGACCGCTTTCCTGGTCCTGCCATCGCTCGTGCTGCTGGCCTACAGCTTCATGACGCCGCAGACCGGCGGGGGCATGGGTTTTCCGCTGCACCTGTCCTCCTACATGCGCCTGCTCACCGAGCCCACCTACCAGCAAGTGATCCTCCGCACGCTGCGTATCGCGCTGATCACCTCGGTGGCGACCGCCGTCCTCGCCTACCCGCTGGCCATCGTCATCGCCCACGGAAACCCGAAGTTCAGCCGGCTGGTCATCGTCCTGGTGGTCATGCCCCTGCTGGTCAGCGTCCTGGTTCGCACCTATGGCTGGCAGATCCTGCTCGGAAACAACCGGACGGGCGCCATCAACTGGCTGCTCGCCGACATGGGGCTGAAATCGATCGTCATCAAGCTGCTGTACTCGGAAACGGCCGTCATCATCGCCTCCGTCCATGTCTTTCTTCCGTTGATGGTCCTTCCCATCGCCGGCTCGCTGGCCCGCATCGATCCGTCCATCACGCAGGCGGCGCGCATGCTGGGGGCATCGTCGTGGGGCGCCTTCCGCCTGATCACCTTCCCCCTCACCTTCCCCGGGCTGGCCGCCGGGCTGGGGATCGTTTTCTCCCTGACCGCCGCGTCGTACATCACCCCGGCCATGATCGGCGGCCGGACCGGCGCCATGCTGGGCAACCTGCTGGAACAGCAGATGACCACCGTCTACGACTGGTCCATGGGCGGCGCGATCGCCGTCGTCATGGTCCTGATCTCCGTCACGGTCAACCTGGCGATCAATCGTCTTGTGGACCGGCGGGTCAACGCCATGAACGCCGGAAACGGGAGGAACAAATGA